In the Besnoitia besnoiti strain Bb-Ger1 chromosome IX, whole genome shotgun sequence genome, GCCCTCCATTCCAATGTCAACAAGAGGAAAGCAGCATTAAGGCTGCACTGAAAAGCTTCCCAGTTCAAAGCCTCCCACGCGTAGTGAAGAAGGACCTGGGGTTGAATCCAGACAACTGCGCATGCGATCACTGGAGCTGCCAGCGGCCCCGAGGCAAACGAAAAATGGGAAAAGTTGGAGAGTTCAAGCAGAATGCTGTGGCATTTTCTGGCAAAAAGCGAGCGAAAATTAGGAAGCACGGAAGGAATAGTGGGAACGCAGAGGGAAGAAACAGTGCAGCTTACTGTCGAGAGACATGCATCGAGTCGACATCTACGGAAAAAGTCTTCCCCGTAAACTGTCAACGTAacatgcgcatgcaactgACGCGTGTAATCACCGTTCACACTGCACAAAACCGAGCTGGGTCTCCTCCGTAACCTAATTACTATTGAAGAATCACAATTTATGTGGGCCTCTCATCAATCGCCACGTGTCTTTGATGTATGGCGACATAAGACGAGGCGTCCGATTTTGTATTCAAAGAGTACCTGCTCTACCGAAGGTGTTCTCATGGCCGCAGGGCACTGCTTTGGGGTTTGTGAAAACACAGCAAAAAGATTCAATGCACTACCGAAATCAGGCCTCCTGCAGGAGCCGTTGGAAGTCTCTGACATTAAGGGAAGGAAGGTAAACATGTATATGCGGATCCACGGGCAACTACGGATATGCCGGAGGACGAATGGGTGTGTGGGCGTACAGCTACACTGAGGTTGCGCATGTGAAGCGGAGAAGTAAGTCAAAGCGCCGACAGCTGGATACGTTTGCGTTGATGATATACGGGGACACTAAGGTCCACCTCTCGCTCCTCAGGCGGTTTGCTAGCCCATATGATCCAGATCGAGTCGTACAATTCACGCGAGGTGGCAGGACCGCTCTGTTGATACCATATCCCTGCGTCACTGGAGGAGCGGGTGTAGTCGTGCGGCCGACCGCACAACAGACTTCCACCTTGGAGGTATGATTGAAACATCAGTGGCCATCTTGAAACAAGAGTATTTGTGACGTGGGAACTCAGAGGAGCCTGACAGCCGCGCAAGGGGCTAGTTCGCCATCGGTGGGCTCCGTCATCAGTTAGGCTGCCAAGCCCGAGCAAAACACCTATGCCGTATAACGCGCTTCAGAGTGTGTGTTCGCATGGTATCAACGTTCTCACTGTATGAATGGCGTTCATTGGACACCGTAGATTGCCCTTGCCACATCACAACTAGAATAGCACCTACAATTCCATTATACGGTCGACGATCGCGGGGGGAATGCCGCACACTGCCCTAACCTCTTCACGTGGCCAAATGATAGAGCGAAAGTCGTTTCCGCGTCGTATCTCCAGGGAAGTGCTGGCATGCAAGGCGTGCCCTCATTCCCGTAGTCCACTTTTTAAAACTGATACCGGTTAGTCAGCTGGTGGAAAAGCGTACCTTTAAAAAACCGCCTTCCAGTCACCATCACATCGGAGCATTGACATGGTATATTTACGTCAATTCATTGCCTAGGTTGGGTGAAGGATCACCGGAGGAAGAGACATACTGTCTCTTGCATTCGCTGGAGTGGAGCTGTCTTGTCCGCTGTTGGCCATCGTCTTCTGCAAGTTGACTTAAGTCGACAGCCATCCTGCAGCTTATCCTCGAACCCAACATACTCTCTTACCAGCCAGCCTATTCTACGTTCTCGTGCCTCCCTCGGTGCTGCGCCACGTCGGGTGCGTCGTGAGGTCCGCAGTGCGTACGTACGCAAACTTGTCATCATCCGCGCGGGAAATACTGGTCCCTCCCCAGGGTTTTTTCCGGCGTCAATACCGTCGAGACTGCAAGCTGCTTCAAATGGAGCAACTTCGCCACACAGTTGCAagccgcgtcgtcctctcgcgAATAGTCTTATAGAGTGAGGAGACCAACTCTGGGCCTTCCCCAGAGCGTCTGCCAGAATACCTCGAAacacgacgaagaagaaagcaccCACTTCTCAGAGGAGTACTGCCAGATGAACTCTGAGTTCCTCCGCAGCAAATTGCGGTGTACGTGGCGCAGGGACGTAACGCCGCAGTCTGTAACCTCGGCCCTGCGAGCGGCTACCAACAAACACATTACTCATGGGAAACAGATTTGCTCTCCCCCAACAAGACATGGTGGCGTTCGGCTGAACAGACTCCCTCGACTGAAAGATGAAGAGCCCCCTGAGAGGCATCATCAGCTGTAAACACATCCTCTGTTGTAACCAACCGGGAACACTGCTGTATTACAGGGGATGCTGCGGCGCTACACAACATGGGCCGCTGTTAACCAGCTGTGCGTAGCCGCCTTAGCATAGTTGGTAGTGCATTTGATTCGTAATCAAAAGGTCGTGGGTTCGATTCCCACAGGCGGCTCATTTAACACACAGCAATTACTTCATTCAGGATCCTCCCGGTAGGGCGGCATTTCTATTCGGATCGCGATGTaaactttttttttctctgaaTAGCTATTTAATGATTCGTTGTTTTTCTGCTAACAGACGACTTTCGGGCCATGCAGCCTCTACCATTATGCCCGCGGCACAACGCCACATCGCGCAGCGCCATCAACCGCCGTCCGCACACCTGTTGGGACGAAAAGAACTCAGGCACCGACTGAGGTGCGAGGGGCACCTGAGTTTTTGTCGTTCCAGTCGCTTTTAGTCCTATGCAAGGAACCTAGGAAGCCAAACAAATAAGCTCAGTCTCCACTGTTCTCTGCCGCACTGCCGTCACCGTGAGTCTCCGAAACGATGCCGCCGCTACTAACGGGAATGTCAATAAATGGTAATAGCTCGTGACCGAGCCTTACGTATTTAGTCGATAACCTCACTTATTGGAGGATAAAGCAAATTTATgaacagagacagagaaagaaTTGACATAGGAACACACCAGCCCCTGGCGGCCCTGACTACAAATCAGCTCGCCATCGGGCTCTGTGGTGTTTCTTTTGTACCTTGACATAAACAGCAGCTTAGACCTCATCCGTTGCGAATTGGCCTCTCGGCAAGTACACATTTCCGTGGAATTTTCTCTGGGAGTACGATAAGCCCTTACTCGTGTCACTGCGAAGACTGTCACCGCTCTTAGCGACGGCCGTCCCCTCTGTGCGACTGGCGCAACCGGAAGTTGTGTCCTAACTAATGTCAGGGCACTCCACTCACCCGTCAACCTCAGCTCCGAGAGCCGCCTTGTGAAGTCCAGTTTTTAGAGAAACTCCTGTTTGCAACTCGAAAACACGCCTATTGACGCATGCGCGCTGCGGAAAGCAGCATCATACGCCTGAATGTTCTGTGCGGACATCACGACGGAACTATGGCATCTAGCTCTGCCTGCACTCTACATGTGAATTGAATTGCCATATGCAAAATGCCAGCGTACACTGTCTTCTGAACCAGCAGTATACTTCACCTGTGGCAGACATTATTCACTACGATGAAAAAGTTTGCGACCCTCTCACTCGCGGGAAGTAATGAACCAGTGAATGGCTCCGTCGGCGTGACTCAAGCCCTTCCTGGTCAAGCTGCCGCGAAGGTGCCAGTGACGTCACCTTAATGCGAGCGGGGCTCGCACACCCTCTGCGCGAAAGCCAGCTCTCTCTCGGGTTAGACCTTTTGATTCAAAAGACCAAAACAGTTATTGTGGTTTTCCCCCCCAAAGAACCCATAAACCAGGAAAGTCTGAAAAAATAAGGtgaaggaagcgaagcacAGCAGTGGCTGTGTATGCCTTCACGTACGTACGCAATACAAAAGAGTACGCACTAATCCTGAAACCAAATGCGGGGCGCCTTCAGATGGTTAATCTTCCCTTTGAACTTGGGCAGTTTGTTGTTGAATTCCTGCTGATGCGGTAAAACCAGCTTGTTTGGCAAGCCGTAGCCCTGCATTGCAATCGGCGGAATCTTCACTTGGCCCTTGTCCCAGATCAGGGTGCCTGCAGATAACACATACCGAGGTCTACGGCTGCTGCTCCATTCCGCCGTAGCGACTGTGAAGACTTTCCGAAAGCATCACTGCAATGGCGCCACGTATCTCTCTGTTCATCCAACAGGAGGTGTTACATGGCAGTGAATGAAATGCAATACAACATGAAGGATACGGCCCCCATGAAAACCACAGCTGTACCCAAGTGCTCGACGGAAAAGAACGAGTCCACAGTGACCATACCCGCCACGCAAACAAGCAACACTTCCGCCGTGGGCGGGTCTTCGAGGCACTTCCTGCGAAAGTGGCGGCCAAAGTGGGCGCTTGTTTCCCATGGTCCGATTTAAGAGAGTTGGAGTCGCGCTCACCTTTGCGGATGGCTTTGAGAAATCTTTTCCTCACGGGTAAGCGGTTATAGAATTGCTGTAGCACCGACTCCGAATGCTTGTGCCCAGCAAGCAGCGGTGGAGACAACCGAATCCAGGGGGTAAGACAGCCGTGTGGGCCTCTGAGGTCCTCCGCACGGGCTGCAGCTACAGGGCGAGTCGAACGGGAATCTTCCGAAGTCAGGGCATCGGCCTGAGCGCGAgcaggcggagccgcgggcggctcCATAGCATCTGACACAACCGgctgtcttctgcttccATGTGATCTTTCAGATCCGCCAACGGAcgccgcgtccctctctcCACTAGACAGCCATCCGCTGCATGACGggcgcccctgcgccgctgacGAGTACAAAGAGTTGCGGCTGGCTGCGCTAGTTTTCAGAGAATGCGACATCCCGCAATTTACGTGATGTGCTTCAGAAGATAGCGGCGACTCTCTCGACGGGCACGCCCTCGGCAATGTCTGCCACACCGCCAAACTGCTCGCGTCACTCGGCTTTTCTTCAGACGATGCCGCAGGCCACGCGGACCGCCATGAAGAGCAAGGATTGGTTGTGACGGCTGGCCGCAGTTTGGCGAGGCCATATGAACAGAGAGTGTTCAAACCGACTGTCTTCGAGAGGTTGCACGCGGAAGAGACACTGGGCATCGTCGCCCCCAGTTGGGCGAATGTAGAGAGACACGTCATACCCCGTAAAGTACGGAAAATCCTGCAGAAATGAGCCTACGCCTGAGCGGAGTAAAACGCAATCGAAAGTCCGATTTCTGCGAAGCAACTAGCAAGCGCACTCAACACGTTGAAAATCGGAAAACCCTCGCGAACAAACCTTCAAGCACAGTATTCATCTAATGGGCGGTTCTGGAATTTGCATGCAGTTACAGGAGATCACAGTGCCGCCAAGTGTTGTGGCTCTAGAATGATTGACAAGGTATGGAATACTTCGATGGAAACCACAAGACAATTGAAGAGTCACAATTCCACAGTTCTCAACCCCACGGACTCTCAGTTTTCCTAATTCTCCACACGCATTTTGTGTTCCCTCGTGTCCACGAGCGTATGTCACCTACGCGACCGGCATTGCCGATGTCCTTGCATTCAGTGGTACGATTCAGGCGAACAACCGCTATTTCGCCTTACCGGTGTAGAGCCGTCCGTCCTACTGCTGTCGTGGCGCTCGCGAATTGACCTGCGTACGACGGCCTTAGTTGAGGCCTTAGGTATAGGGAAGGCGTTAGTGAGACAAgcaggctgctgctgtgGCGTGGAATACGTCGTTTTTGAAACGTAATATGAACCCATGTTCCAGTCTAAGCGTACGCAGCCGTCCTAGAAGACGAATACTATTGATGAAGATGCTGTTAGTGCGGAAGTGCGTGAGCGGCAAGCCCATAAGGAGTGATTTGACTCATGAATCCCTGTCAAGACAGCTACAAGAGGAGACAGCTACACCAGGACACCCAGCGCCAGCCAGATTACACACGTGCGCGTACATCATACTAACGCAGCAGTACAGAACCagtggaggaggagaggagcggcggggggggggggcgataTCTCCATCGTTCTCTGGTTGATAAACCGCAGTAACGGAGTGCACGAATCGTCCGGTTACCTTGTTGCCCAGAGTGGTTTCCCGACACGGCCGTTATTAATGGCT is a window encoding:
- a CDS encoding hypothetical protein (encoded by transcript BESB_013090) → MEPPAAPPARAQADALTSEDSRSTRPVAAARAEDLRGPHGCLTPWIRLSPPLLAGHKHSESVLQQFYNRLPVRKRFLKAIRKGTLIWDKGQVKIPPIAMQGYGLPNKLVLPHQQEFNNKLPKFKGKINHLKAPRIWFQD